The DNA segment TTTGTGGAGTTCGGTGACGACGGCTGCGTTGCCGGAGCATTCGACGATGATGTCGGCCATCTTGTCGTTGGTGAGTTGTTTGAGCCGGGCCAGCGGGTCGTCGCGGTGGACGTCGATCATCTCGTCGCAGAACCTGGCGGCCAGTTCGCAGCGTTTGCGGTTGACCTCCATGGCGATCACGCGGCAGCCGGCCAGTTTCGCGAGCTGCATCCACGAGACGCCGACCATGCCCGCCCCGATGACCAGGATGGTCTGACCGGGCTTCGGCTGGACGCGGTTGATGCCTTTTTCCGCGACGGTGGCCAGATAGGCGATCACGGCCTCCGGATAGCTGACGTTGTCGGGGATCCTGGCCGGCCAGTCGAATGGTGAGGGCGAGGTGCGCGGATTGTTGACGGCGACGCCGACCTGGCCGCCCCAGGCGTGGCAGTGCTCCGGGAAGTAGCGCAGCTCGTTGGCCATCACCCGGTCGCCGACCTTCAAGGTCTCGCCCGCGAACGTCTTTTTGGCCTTGGGCCCGACGTGGACCACTTCGCCGACCTCCTCGTAACCGGGGATCAGCGGATACCACAGCTCG comes from the Phycisphaerae bacterium genome and includes:
- a CDS encoding zinc-binding dehydrogenase is translated as MYEKAKAIVVVKPRCAEVQEIPLPQVDEQSVVVRTTYSGISMGTEMKVWSGLSGHLGGELWYPLIPGYEEVGEVVHVGPKAKKTFAGETLKVGDRVMANELRYFPEHCHAWGGQVGVAVNNPRTSPSPFDWPARIPDNVSYPEAVIAYLATVAEKGINRVQPKPGQTILVIGAGMVGVSWMQLAKLAGCRVIAMEVNRKRCELAARFCDEMIDVHRDDPLARLKQLTNDKMADIIVECSGNAAVVTELHKYLRDGGWAVDEPFGHIHLQGDYPWPVIIQPYQNWFTKNMNISLTCALRPGGKERILQLISEGKFDAKTLLQSPLTVEVPVDESPKAYHMAEESNKDIFKVIFKW